Sequence from the Nitrospirota bacterium genome:
CACTTGAGTCTGTTGGCGGTTTCCGCAGTCGTCGGCCTTGCCGGTTGCTCCGGCTCTCAACCGATCCTTTATCCCGATTCCCATTTCAAAACCGTCGGCCGGGAGGCGGCTGAACGGGACATCGATGAGTGCAAGAAGTCGGCGGAGGCTGCGGGGGCCGAGCCGGGGGCCGGTCAAGCCGGAGAGGTGGCAGGCAGCACGGCGGTCGGCGCCGGGATCGGCGCCGCCGGCGGGGCGGTGGGGGGCGCGGTGGTCGGCGCGGCAGGAAGCGGGTCCGCCATCGGCGCGGCCAGCGGCGCGGTGTGGGGTCTCCTCACCGGGTTGTGGCACGCGTTCACGGACGACGGTGAGCCGAATCAGACTTATCGCCGCTTTGTCGATCGGTGCCTCAAGGAAAAAGGGTACGAGGTCGTCGGATGGGAGTAGCAAGCGTCGCGCGAGCGGGCGGAATTCGCGGGTCGCGCCCGTCGCGCGAACCACCGAAACCTTTCAGCCGCGTGCGCTCACAACAAAAAGCAGCCGGGAAAGTCGGCCAGAAGACATTGGAGGCGGATGGAGACCCGTTCCAGCCGCGTGATGTCGTCCTCGGACGGTTTGTCGGGGTTCACCCGCTCCAACCATTCCACGTCCCGCTTCAATTTCCAGAGCGAGAGGGCGGACGTGCCGGGAATCTTGCTCTGCTCGTCCGCGGCCAGCAAGATGAGCGGACGCAAGCTCGCCACTTCGTCGGCGAAGACCAGCCGATCGGCGTCGAATCCATATGGCTCTCGGTCCTGATCGATCATTTGAAGAAAGGCCTGCAGCCAACCGACCGTCGCGGCCATGCGCTCATAGTGGAGCGTGTCGGGCAGGTCGGACGGCTGGTGATAACGCGGCGTACGGCCCGCCGAGAGAAACACGAACGGGACTCCGGCGTTCCGGAAGGCGTCATAGTCGCTGAAGGCGACTTGACCCAGCAGCGGGATCTCCTCGACCAGGTGCAGGCCGACGGGAAGAACGGTAAGAGGCGAGAGGCCGGGGTGAAGCGGGGACGCTTCACGCTTCACGTTGAACGTTTCACGACCGGCGGCTTCTTTGAGCCGCCGGTAGAGCGCCGGGCTCTTTTCCGCTCCCGCCGCGAAGACCGTCTCCTGCAACGGCGCCCAGTGCGCTCCGCCCATGAGGTCCATGATAATTGCGGCTTGCACGTTGGAGAGGACGCCGATCTCGGGTGGGAGATGGCCGACGAAGTGTTGCGATCCCATGAGAGACGTGCGGATATAAGGGGGCTCCTCCGTATTGAACGCGGCGAACAGCACCTGGTGTGCCCGGAGAGACGGCAGAGTCCGGGCGGTTTCGATCAGGATCGCCACCGCAGCCGCGTTGTCGTCGGCGCCCAGGTATCGGCCGCCCAAGTGGTCGTAGTGTGCCCCGATGAGAATCCACCGAGGCGCCGGATGGTGCGGCGTCGAAGGGTGAACGCCGAGGAGGTTGTCTCCCAACGTCGTCGAGACCGGTTGCCGGTATCCGTGTAAAGACGCCAAGGGGACGAGCCCTGCTTCCCGGAACCGGGCCTCGATGTAGACGGCCGCCTTCCGATGGCCGAGGGTGCCCGGTTTTCGCCCCGCGAGCTCGGGGCCGGCCAGATAGTCAACGTGGGCTTTCAATCGCTTGGCGAGATCGCTGACGACGGGAAGACTCTTGGGATCGACGGCGGCCATGGCGAGCCCGTACAGCATGAAACCGGCAAGGAGGAGGCGCGGCGTGATTCGGAGCCGGAGCACGCTGAGGGTCCTCCCCGCCGCGGCGAAGGGGCGGGACGTTGATCAAGGGTTCGGCCCAGGCTCGGTGGCGGCGGACATCTGGACCCGACCGGGCTCGCTCTGCGTTTGTGCCTTATGACGAAGCGCACGACCTTTGTCCGGAGTCGGGTCGCCGATCAGACCGTAGACCTGTCGGCCTTCGTGGTCCTCCGGGAGGTACTCGGTGATCGGCATGCCGTCCTCCCGCACGAACAGGAGACAGTGGCAGTACTTGTAGATCTGCATCTCATCGCAGGCGCAGATCCATCGCCGCAGCTTGGCCTCCGCTTGCTTGTCCTGGTAGAAATTGCATGGGCAGAGCGGCTTTCCCAGTTCATCCACGTGCGCGGCGAGGCCCTTGACGACCGCTTCGGTCACGGCGGGATTGGGATGAAACCTCGTTCCGCTCTTTTCCGCGAACCCCCGCACGAACTTC
This genomic interval carries:
- a CDS encoding glycine zipper family protein; translated protein: MSGPARHIGFFLAQHLSLLAVSAVVGLAGCSGSQPILYPDSHFKTVGREAAERDIDECKKSAEAAGAEPGAGQAGEVAGSTAVGAGIGAAGGAVGGAVVGAAGSGSAIGAASGAVWGLLTGLWHAFTDDGEPNQTYRRFVDRCLKEKGYEVVGWE
- a CDS encoding M28 family peptidase, whose protein sequence is MLRLRITPRLLLAGFMLYGLAMAAVDPKSLPVVSDLAKRLKAHVDYLAGPELAGRKPGTLGHRKAAVYIEARFREAGLVPLASLHGYRQPVSTTLGDNLLGVHPSTPHHPAPRWILIGAHYDHLGGRYLGADDNAAAVAILIETARTLPSLRAHQVLFAAFNTEEPPYIRTSLMGSQHFVGHLPPEIGVLSNVQAAIIMDLMGGAHWAPLQETVFAAGAEKSPALYRRLKEAAGRETFNVKREASPLHPGLSPLTVLPVGLHLVEEIPLLGQVAFSDYDAFRNAGVPFVFLSAGRTPRYHQPSDLPDTLHYERMAATVGWLQAFLQMIDQDREPYGFDADRLVFADEVASLRPLILLAADEQSKIPGTSALSLWKLKRDVEWLERVNPDKPSEDDITRLERVSIRLQCLLADFPGCFLL
- a CDS encoding ferredoxin-thioredoxin reductase catalytic domain-containing protein; protein product: MGDPTQESLDKMWKFVRGFAEKSGTRFHPNPAVTEAVVKGLAAHVDELGKPLCPCNFYQDKQAEAKLRRWICACDEMQIYKYCHCLLFVREDGMPITEYLPEDHEGRQVYGLIGDPTPDKGRALRHKAQTQSEPGRVQMSAATEPGPNP